From a region of the Myroides sp. JBRI-B21084 genome:
- a CDS encoding tetratricopeptide repeat protein, translated as MATYNKRGYKPEKPQVEKEENVHQAVLNDTSDTAEVFNSLDTTANKVGTWFTLNQSKIFYAIGGLALLAVGYLGYQNFIVEPKEEEAANEMFQAQQFYDQALNGQASDSLFNLALKGGEGKMGFLSITEKYSGTDAANLAHYYAGTAYLNMGKNKEAIKHLEQFNSKDMFLKAMSLGAIGDAFADLNQPQDAFEFYKKASEHAPNDFSTPRYAYKAGLMALELGKKEEALKLFTLIKDNYKGSMEATNIDVYLGMAQ; from the coding sequence ATGGCAACATATAATAAAAGAGGGTATAAACCTGAAAAACCACAGGTTGAGAAAGAAGAAAACGTACACCAAGCTGTGTTAAACGATACAAGTGATACAGCCGAAGTATTTAATTCTTTAGATACAACTGCTAATAAAGTGGGTACTTGGTTTACATTAAATCAATCTAAAATATTTTATGCAATTGGTGGATTGGCACTACTTGCTGTAGGATATTTAGGTTACCAAAATTTTATTGTAGAGCCAAAAGAAGAAGAAGCTGCAAACGAAATGTTTCAAGCACAACAGTTTTACGACCAAGCTTTAAACGGCCAAGCTTCAGATTCGTTATTTAATTTGGCTTTAAAAGGAGGCGAAGGTAAAATGGGCTTTTTAAGCATTACCGAAAAATACAGCGGAACCGATGCTGCTAATTTAGCGCATTATTATGCTGGTACAGCCTATTTAAATATGGGTAAAAATAAAGAAGCTATTAAGCATTTAGAACAATTTAATTCTAAAGATATGTTTTTAAAAGCAATGTCGTTAGGGGCTATTGGCGATGCTTTTGCCGATTTAAACCAACCACAAGATGCTTTTGAATTTTACAAAAAAGCTTCAGAACATGCACCTAACGATTTTTCTACACCACGTTACGCATACAAAGCGGGTTTAATGGCTTTAGAATTAGGTAAGAAAGAAGAAGCTTTAAAATTGTTTACTTTAATTAAAGATAATTACAAAGGTTCAATGGAAGCTACAAATATTGATGTTTACTTAGGAATGGCTCAATAA
- the ribH gene encoding 6,7-dimethyl-8-ribityllumazine synthase, with protein sequence MATANKNLSEYNKADLINASSLKIGLVVSEWNDKITNGLFQGAYDVLIDCGAKPENIVRWNVPGSFELIFGSKKMLQTQQFDAVIAIGCVIQGETKHFDFVCEGVTQGIKDLNIAYDVPTIFCVLTDNTEQQSIDRSGGIHGNKGTEAAVAALKMIALNKK encoded by the coding sequence ATGGCAACAGCAAACAAAAATCTTTCAGAATACAACAAAGCCGATTTAATAAACGCAAGCAGTTTAAAAATTGGTTTAGTAGTTTCGGAATGGAACGATAAAATAACCAATGGTTTATTCCAAGGTGCTTACGATGTTTTAATTGACTGTGGCGCAAAGCCCGAAAATATTGTACGTTGGAACGTTCCCGGAAGTTTTGAATTGATTTTTGGGAGCAAAAAAATGTTACAAACTCAACAGTTTGATGCCGTTATTGCCATTGGCTGTGTGATACAGGGCGAAACTAAACATTTTGATTTTGTTTGCGAAGGCGTTACACAAGGTATTAAAGATTTGAACATTGCGTACGATGTGCCTACCATTTTTTGTGTGCTAACCGATAATACTGAACAACAATCAATAGATAGAAGCGGAGGTATCCACGGAAATAAAGGAACCGAAGCCGCAGTAGCCGCACTTAAAATGATTGCATTAAATAAAAAATAA
- the mutL gene encoding DNA mismatch repair endonuclease MutL codes for MSSVIRLLPDHVANQIAAGEVVQRPASVVKELLENAVDAGATAIKLVIKDAGKTLIQVIDNGKGMNEIDARMCFERHATSKISIAEDLFQLQTKGFRGEALASIAAIAHVELKTKEHRAELGTQVIIEGSKIISQEMAVVPSGTSFSVKNLFFNIPARRNFLKSDQVELRHVIDEFERVALAHPNIQFTCINNGSEMFNLPSSNIRQRIVNVFGGKTNEKLVPVQETTEIVEINGFVAKPEFAKKSRGEQFFFVNDRFIKSGYLHHAVTAAFEGLLKDGTHPSYFLYLNLPPNSIDINIHPTKTEIKFDDEQALYAILRATIKHSLGQFNVAPVLDFHKDSDLDVPYSYEGTQSVEPTVEVDAFYNPFESMKASNNLAQQMGSGFNPFETVKQKSFNGGGGSFGSNQSFQDKKQHKSGGWETLYEGISDAKEIILTSANHQIDEEIITGSLFDDDTPQAANHQKSYQFQKKYIISPIKSGMIIIDQRRAHQRILYEHYLHSLAVKQNASQQLLFPLSLYYTAYELDLLRNIQQQLLQMGFLFDEISKEKIVILGIPVSITESEVSIVLEDLLNDLQDDVPNETDVLNDRIAKSLAQSLAIKTGTYLTEKEQEHIVNSLFGCENSQTSPFGKTTFITMKVEDIDKKFM; via the coding sequence ATGTCAAGCGTTATACGTTTATTGCCCGATCACGTTGCCAACCAAATTGCCGCTGGCGAAGTGGTACAACGCCCCGCATCGGTAGTTAAAGAATTACTTGAAAATGCAGTAGATGCAGGTGCAACTGCTATTAAACTGGTAATTAAAGATGCCGGTAAAACGCTTATACAAGTAATTGATAACGGCAAAGGAATGAACGAAATTGATGCGCGTATGTGTTTTGAACGTCATGCTACATCTAAAATTTCTATAGCCGAAGATTTATTTCAGCTACAAACCAAAGGGTTTCGTGGCGAAGCACTTGCATCAATTGCTGCAATTGCACACGTAGAACTTAAAACAAAAGAACACCGCGCCGAACTTGGTACGCAAGTAATTATTGAAGGCAGTAAAATTATTTCGCAAGAAATGGCTGTTGTTCCAAGCGGTACATCGTTTTCGGTTAAAAATTTGTTTTTTAATATTCCTGCCCGAAGAAACTTCTTAAAATCTGATCAAGTAGAATTACGTCATGTAATTGATGAGTTTGAACGTGTAGCTTTGGCACATCCCAACATTCAGTTTACATGTATCAATAACGGTAGTGAAATGTTTAACCTACCTTCATCGAACATTCGTCAGCGTATTGTAAACGTTTTTGGTGGTAAAACCAATGAAAAACTAGTGCCTGTTCAAGAAACTACCGAAATTGTTGAAATTAATGGCTTTGTTGCTAAACCCGAATTTGCTAAAAAAAGTAGGGGCGAGCAGTTTTTCTTTGTAAACGATCGATTTATTAAAAGTGGATATTTACACCATGCGGTAACCGCTGCTTTTGAAGGTTTGTTGAAAGATGGTACGCATCCAAGTTACTTTTTGTATTTAAATTTGCCTCCAAACAGTATTGATATAAACATTCACCCAACCAAAACCGAGATTAAGTTTGACGATGAACAAGCGTTATATGCTATTTTAAGAGCAACTATAAAACACAGTTTAGGTCAGTTTAATGTTGCGCCAGTGCTTGATTTTCATAAAGATAGCGATTTAGATGTGCCTTATAGTTACGAAGGAACCCAATCGGTTGAGCCCACTGTTGAGGTTGATGCATTTTACAATCCGTTTGAAAGTATGAAAGCCAGCAACAATTTGGCACAACAAATGGGTTCTGGTTTTAATCCGTTTGAAACCGTTAAGCAAAAGTCGTTTAATGGAGGCGGTGGTTCATTTGGCAGCAATCAATCATTTCAAGATAAAAAACAACATAAATCAGGCGGTTGGGAAACGTTGTATGAAGGTATTTCCGATGCAAAGGAAATCATTCTTACATCGGCAAATCATCAAATCGATGAAGAAATTATAACCGGTTCCTTATTTGATGATGATACACCACAGGCTGCAAATCATCAAAAATCATATCAATTTCAAAAAAAATACATTATTAGCCCAATAAAATCGGGCATGATAATTATTGATCAACGCCGTGCACATCAACGTATTTTATACGAACATTATTTACATTCGTTAGCAGTTAAGCAAAATGCAAGTCAGCAATTGCTTTTTCCTTTATCGTTGTATTATACGGCTTATGAACTAGATTTGTTACGTAATATTCAACAACAACTGCTGCAAATGGGATTTTTATTTGATGAAATATCAAAAGAAAAAATTGTAATTTTAGGTATTCCTGTTTCGATAACCGAAAGCGAGGTTTCAATTGTTTTGGAAGATTTATTAAATGATTTACAAGACGATGTACCTAATGAAACAGATGTTTTAAACGACCGTATTGCAAAATCGTTAGCACAAAGTTTAGCAATTAAAACGGGAACATATTTAACCGAAAAAGAACAAGAACATATAGTAAACAGTTTGTTTGGCTGTGAAAATTCGCAAACATCGCCCTTTGGCAAAACTACTTTTATTACCATGAAAGTAGAAGATATCGATAAAAAATTTATGTAA
- a CDS encoding rhomboid family intramembrane serine protease — MNQITPVVKQLLIVNVIIFLAAYFFVPILNVYFPLYYIENPSFKIWQPITHMFMHGGIMHILFNMFALFSFGSVLEQIWGGKKFFIFYVLCGLGAALLHTAVNYWQFHETFNTLTANGFNGNEILNLTAQNSYDNRWLSFVNMQDLATMQQTYFSRAVGASGAIYGLLVAFAFMFPNAGLALIFVPVPIKAKYFVPALLLYDLFSGFSGSSIFGLGGGVAHFAHVGGAIIGFILMWIWKKKQFDQYRWDKQ, encoded by the coding sequence ATGAATCAGATAACTCCTGTGGTTAAACAATTATTAATTGTTAACGTAATAATATTTTTAGCGGCATATTTTTTTGTGCCAATTTTAAATGTTTATTTTCCTTTGTACTACATCGAAAATCCAAGTTTTAAAATTTGGCAACCAATAACGCACATGTTTATGCATGGTGGCATTATGCACATATTGTTTAATATGTTTGCATTATTTTCATTTGGGTCGGTTTTAGAGCAAATTTGGGGTGGAAAAAAATTCTTTATTTTTTATGTTTTATGTGGTTTAGGAGCAGCATTATTGCATACGGCAGTAAATTATTGGCAGTTTCATGAAACATTTAATACACTAACTGCAAATGGGTTTAATGGTAATGAGATTTTAAACTTAACTGCTCAAAACAGTTACGATAACAGATGGTTGTCTTTTGTAAACATGCAAGATTTAGCAACCATGCAACAAACCTATTTTTCAAGAGCAGTAGGTGCTTCGGGGGCTATTTACGGTTTGTTAGTAGCGTTTGCTTTTATGTTTCCTAATGCAGGTTTAGCATTAATTTTTGTACCTGTGCCCATAAAAGCAAAATATTTTGTACCTGCTTTATTACTTTACGATTTATTTTCTGGTTTTAGTGGAAGTTCTATTTTTGGATTAGGTGGTGGTGTTGCCCATTTTGCACATGTTGGTGGTGCAATTATAGGTTTCATTTTAATGTGGATTTGGAAGAAAAAACAGTTCGACCAATATCGTTGGGATAAACAATAA
- a CDS encoding rhomboid family intramembrane serine protease, which translates to MKNISIEIKLIAVISFFSCLFLLLKVANSALYINILKQLALFSNFKVFNFRIWQFITYSFIHADLLHLVFNMFMLYLFSMLFFTFFNKKQFLKAFFLGGIAAGVFYFLIATVFNINTFVVGASGAIMAVFFTVVGYNPKMRVHLIIFGNIAIFYIAIAFLVFDVLQLFFANAGGHLAHIGGSLFGFCYGKFLGGFIHFPSKVKSQSKLKTVHKKQQLSKFSNETDIQSQVDTILDKISKSGYESLTAAEKEFLFKQK; encoded by the coding sequence TTGAAAAATATTTCAATTGAAATTAAGTTAATTGCTGTAATTTCTTTTTTCAGTTGTTTGTTTTTGCTTTTAAAAGTTGCCAATTCTGCTTTGTATATAAATATACTTAAGCAACTGGCGTTATTTAGCAATTTTAAAGTTTTTAATTTCCGTATTTGGCAGTTTATAACATACAGCTTTATACATGCCGATTTATTGCATTTGGTTTTTAATATGTTTATGCTATATTTGTTTAGCATGTTGTTTTTTACATTTTTTAATAAAAAACAGTTTTTAAAAGCCTTTTTTTTAGGAGGTATTGCTGCAGGAGTGTTTTATTTTCTAATTGCAACGGTTTTTAATATAAATACATTTGTAGTAGGTGCATCGGGTGCAATTATGGCTGTTTTTTTTACAGTTGTAGGTTACAACCCTAAAATGCGGGTCCATTTAATTATTTTTGGAAATATAGCAATATTTTACATTGCAATTGCGTTTCTTGTGTTTGATGTTTTACAATTGTTTTTTGCAAATGCAGGCGGACATTTAGCACACATTGGGGGCAGTTTGTTTGGGTTTTGTTACGGTAAATTTTTAGGTGGATTTATTCATTTTCCTTCAAAAGTTAAATCACAATCAAAACTAAAAACAGTTCATAAAAAGCAACAACTTTCTAAATTTAGTAACGAAACTGATATACAATCGCAAGTTGATACTATTTTAGATAAAATTAGCAAATCGGGATACGAAAGTTTAACAGCTGCCGAAAAAGAATTTTTGTTTAAACAAAAATAA
- a CDS encoding endonuclease/exonuclease/phosphatase family protein: protein MKQLKWFNKIAFILNILLVILTLLGFLLPYMAPKLFPFLSVLTLILPTLLMLNLVCVLYWTVQFKKQVLLSVVVFLIGYTFFTKFYKFSATNDEVVESDFTVLSYNVRLFNLFNWLPNENVPENIKRFIEEHNPDIICFQEYSKSADYQLDDYKFRHITMHGKKIKTGQAIFSKFRIIDEGEIALPNSDNNVVYADVVKNKDTIRVYSIHLQSVNISPDINEINESKSKRIFNRLSEAFKVQQLQSELIQAHMEDFKGHKLICGDMNNTAFSYVYKNIIGDMNDAFVEAGKGFGQTYNYKYYPARIDYILVDDVFEVKEFKTFNNFKNSDHFPIMARLNMKNKKTDN from the coding sequence ATGAAACAATTAAAATGGTTTAATAAAATAGCTTTTATTTTAAATATTCTGTTGGTTATACTAACATTATTGGGCTTTTTATTGCCGTATATGGCGCCAAAATTGTTTCCTTTTTTATCGGTTCTAACGCTTATTTTACCCACATTACTTATGCTTAATTTGGTTTGTGTGTTGTATTGGACCGTGCAATTTAAAAAGCAAGTTCTACTTTCGGTTGTTGTTTTTTTAATTGGATATACCTTTTTTACTAAATTTTATAAATTTTCGGCTACAAATGATGAAGTAGTTGAATCTGATTTTACTGTTTTAAGCTATAATGTTAGACTTTTTAACCTTTTTAATTGGTTGCCTAACGAAAACGTGCCCGAAAATATTAAACGTTTTATTGAAGAACACAATCCAGATATTATTTGTTTTCAAGAGTATTCTAAATCGGCAGATTATCAATTAGACGATTATAAATTTAGACATATCACGATGCACGGAAAAAAAATTAAAACCGGGCAAGCCATTTTTTCTAAATTTAGAATAATTGATGAAGGTGAAATTGCTTTGCCAAATTCAGATAACAATGTGGTATATGCCGATGTCGTTAAAAATAAAGATACTATTCGTGTGTATAGTATTCATTTACAATCTGTTAATATTAGCCCGGATATTAACGAAATTAATGAAAGTAAATCAAAACGAATTTTTAATAGATTAAGCGAAGCTTTTAAGGTGCAACAATTACAATCTGAATTGATACAAGCACATATGGAAGACTTTAAAGGTCACAAGCTAATTTGTGGCGATATGAACAATACTGCCTTTTCATACGTTTATAAAAATATAATTGGCGATATGAACGATGCATTTGTTGAAGCAGGTAAAGGTTTTGGACAAACGTATAACTACAAATACTACCCAGCACGCATTGACTATATTTTGGTTGATGATGTTTTTGAAGTAAAAGAGTTTAAAACGTTTAATAATTTTAAAAACTCAGATCATTTTCCAATTATGGCGCGATTGAACATGAAGAATAAAAAAACGGATAACTAA
- a CDS encoding lipocalin family protein, whose product MKKMIALSAMLSLTLISCKDDDNTTTTPEVTVAGKWNLVSAEYIENGEKTTEDLKPGTCSYDYYDLKAGGVKDEVYHDEASDCATENWPGTWTYNESNKYMTLIDSDDNYTIVFQVVSLTATDLKVKLISDDGTTLPTGTEVYAYLKR is encoded by the coding sequence ATGAAAAAAATGATAGCACTTTCGGCAATGCTTTCTTTAACTTTAATTAGTTGTAAAGATGATGATAACACAACAACAACTCCAGAAGTAACAGTTGCTGGAAAATGGAATTTAGTATCCGCTGAATATATAGAGAACGGTGAAAAAACAACGGAAGATTTAAAACCTGGAACTTGTAGTTATGATTATTATGATTTAAAAGCAGGCGGTGTTAAAGATGAAGTTTACCATGACGAAGCAAGCGATTGCGCTACAGAAAATTGGCCTGGAACTTGGACTTATAATGAGTCTAACAAATACATGACTTTAATTGATTCTGATGATAATTATACTATAGTTTTCCAAGTGGTATCTTTAACAGCTACTGATTTAAAAGTAAAGTTAATATCTGATGATGGTACAACACTACCAACTGGTACTGAAGTTTATGCTTATTTAAAAAGATAA
- a CDS encoding WbqC family protein yields MDILLHPTYFPSISHFVAMVQANSITFEADDNFQKQTNRNRMYIYSANGLQLLNIPVKHSKDELHQKYRDVKIENDFNWQKQHFKSLEAAYRTSPYFEYFEDDIRPLFEKKQTFLMDLNFQIHEIVTDCLGIELPFTKTKEYFKQTSLTDFRYLANGKKDENMFETYTQVFNDKHGFLNNLSILDLLFNEGRHAVDYLKNEKIIKKDF; encoded by the coding sequence ATGGATATTTTATTACATCCTACTTATTTTCCATCGATAAGTCATTTTGTGGCAATGGTACAAGCAAATTCCATAACCTTTGAAGCAGATGACAATTTTCAAAAACAAACAAACCGCAACCGTATGTACATTTACAGTGCAAACGGTTTGCAGTTATTAAACATACCCGTTAAACACAGCAAAGACGAACTACATCAAAAATACCGAGATGTTAAAATTGAAAACGATTTTAATTGGCAAAAACAACATTTTAAGTCGTTAGAAGCTGCTTACAGAACATCACCTTATTTTGAGTATTTTGAAGACGATATTAGACCATTATTTGAAAAGAAACAGACTTTTTTAATGGATTTAAATTTTCAAATTCATGAAATAGTAACCGATTGTTTAGGTATTGAACTACCATTTACTAAAACAAAAGAATATTTTAAACAAACATCTTTAACCGATTTTAGATATTTAGCAAACGGTAAAAAGGACGAAAATATGTTTGAAACTTATACCCAAGTTTTCAACGATAAACACGGTTTTTTAAATAATTTAAGTATTTTAGATTTACTTTTTAACGAAGGAAGACACGCAGTTGATTATTTAAAAAATGAAAAAATTATAAAAAAAGATTTCTAA
- the lepB gene encoding signal peptidase I has protein sequence MTFTQWFLFFLAVQVIHFLGTWKLYVKAGKKAWQAAVPVYNAIVLMQIINRPKWWVILLFIPIVNIIMFPVVWVETLRSYGKNSLVDTILGVVTLGFYVYYVNYFENVTYIQNRSIKPKTEAGETVSSILFAVVVATIIHTFFIQPFTIPTSSLEKTLLVGDFLFVSKVNYGARVPQTAIAFPMVHDTIPVAGVKSYSKFPQIPEMRFPGFQKPAHNDIMVFNWPVDTVYQFFDRSGRRADKPVDKKSNYVKRTVGLPGDNLEIKNGVVYINNKVLDLGDRAKIQYTYTVTTKGDNSGLINLIQKHHITDGGQNPQNPNIFYLALTDEALKDMKTLSSVASIEKDMSHGSEFNINNKLAIFPHNKPWNRDNLGPIHIPAKGEVVQLNNETLPFYKAIITDYEKNKLEEKDGKFFINNKPVTTYTIQQDYYYMMGDNRHNSEDSRYWGFVPANHIVGKPVFIWMSLDPNVPLGKLFDKIRWERLFTTVHGTGKPHSFFIYFVVAMLGWGVYSFIKKRKTKKYNY, from the coding sequence ATGACATTTACACAATGGTTCCTTTTTTTTCTGGCTGTTCAAGTAATTCACTTTTTGGGCACTTGGAAATTATATGTAAAAGCAGGTAAAAAAGCATGGCAAGCTGCTGTACCCGTTTACAATGCAATTGTTTTAATGCAAATAATAAACCGCCCAAAATGGTGGGTTATTTTACTATTTATACCAATTGTAAACATAATTATGTTTCCGGTTGTATGGGTAGAAACCTTACGCAGTTATGGAAAAAACAGTTTGGTTGATACCATTTTAGGTGTTGTAACTTTAGGATTTTACGTTTATTATGTAAACTATTTTGAAAACGTTACCTATATACAAAACCGAAGCATTAAACCCAAAACCGAAGCTGGTGAAACGGTTAGTTCTATATTATTTGCGGTAGTAGTTGCAACTATTATTCACACCTTTTTTATACAACCTTTTACCATTCCTACTTCATCGTTAGAAAAAACGTTATTAGTTGGCGACTTTTTATTTGTTAGTAAAGTAAATTACGGTGCACGCGTGCCGCAAACAGCAATTGCTTTCCCCATGGTGCACGATACCATTCCAGTTGCTGGTGTAAAATCGTACAGCAAATTTCCTCAAATACCAGAAATGCGTTTCCCTGGCTTTCAAAAACCTGCTCACAACGACATTATGGTTTTTAACTGGCCTGTTGATACGGTATATCAATTCTTTGATCGTTCAGGAAGAAGAGCAGATAAACCTGTTGATAAAAAATCGAATTACGTTAAACGTACCGTTGGATTACCAGGCGATAATTTAGAAATTAAAAACGGTGTAGTTTACATTAATAATAAAGTACTTGATTTAGGCGATCGCGCTAAAATTCAATACACTTATACTGTCACCACCAAAGGAGATAATTCTGGATTAATAAATTTAATTCAAAAACATCATATTACAGATGGTGGTCAAAACCCTCAAAATCCAAATATTTTTTATTTAGCATTGACAGATGAGGCTTTAAAAGATATGAAAACATTATCATCTGTTGCAAGTATAGAAAAAGATATGAGTCATGGTTCCGAATTTAACATCAATAATAAACTGGCAATATTTCCACACAATAAACCTTGGAATCGTGATAATTTAGGTCCAATCCATATTCCTGCAAAAGGCGAAGTGGTTCAATTAAACAATGAAACGTTGCCTTTTTATAAAGCTATTATTACCGATTACGAAAAGAATAAATTAGAAGAAAAAGACGGTAAATTTTTTATTAACAACAAACCAGTTACTACATACACTATTCAACAAGATTATTACTATATGATGGGCGACAACCGTCATAATTCTGAAGACAGTCGTTACTGGGGTTTTGTACCTGCTAATCACATTGTTGGTAAACCCGTTTTTATTTGGATGAGTTTAGATCCTAACGTGCCACTTGGTAAATTGTTTGATAAAATTCGTTGGGAACGCCTATTTACAACAGTACACGGAACAGGTAAACCACATTCATTCTTTATTTATTTTGTGGTAGCTATGTTAGGTTGGGGAGTTTATAGTTTTATTAAAAAACGTAAAACAAAAAAATACAATTATTAA
- the dapB gene encoding 4-hydroxy-tetrahydrodipicolinate reductase, with protein MKIALLGYGKMGKEIEKIALERGHEIVLKKTEFNDFTGLENADVAIDFSIPAVAPENISTCFNTNIPVVSGTTGWLEHYNDMVALCNQKNGAFLYGSNFSVGVNLFFELNAYLAKLMANIKEYNVSMEEIHHTQKLDAPSGTAISLAEGIINQTNYEKWTMETANENEIYIDAKRIADVPGTHSVFYKSTVDEIEIKHTAFSRQGFALGAVVAAEWIVGKKGIFTMKDVLNLG; from the coding sequence ATGAAAATAGCATTACTAGGTTACGGCAAAATGGGTAAAGAAATTGAAAAAATTGCTTTAGAACGTGGCCATGAAATAGTTTTAAAGAAAACCGAATTTAACGATTTTACCGGCTTAGAAAATGCCGATGTTGCCATAGATTTTAGTATACCTGCTGTTGCACCAGAAAACATTAGCACATGTTTTAATACAAATATTCCTGTAGTTTCAGGCACAACTGGTTGGTTAGAGCATTATAACGATATGGTAGCTTTATGCAACCAAAAAAACGGTGCCTTTTTATACGGATCGAATTTTAGTGTGGGCGTAAATTTATTTTTTGAATTGAATGCTTATTTAGCAAAATTAATGGCTAACATTAAAGAGTATAATGTATCAATGGAAGAAATTCATCATACTCAAAAATTAGATGCACCAAGCGGTACAGCCATTTCATTAGCAGAAGGTATTATAAATCAAACCAATTACGAAAAATGGACAATGGAGACTGCTAATGAAAACGAAATTTACATTGATGCCAAACGCATTGCCGATGTACCTGGTACGCACAGTGTTTTTTACAAGTCAACTGTAGATGAAATTGAAATTAAACACACCGCATTTTCGCGTCAAGGCTTTGCTTTAGGTGCTGTTGTTGCTGCTGAATGGATAGTTGGCAAAAAAGGCATTTTTACAATGAAAGATGTGTTGAATTTAGGTTAA
- a CDS encoding DUF5683 domain-containing protein: protein MAFAQTDSLQMLRLQTLPAKLNQQALDPLAPSKAAFYSSILPGLGQYYNKSYWKIPLVYGGMGTSLYFYFNNQQAYTRARDEYKLRLRGIESTNNPKVGSYTKDQLVTVQRNAQRNRDLSLFITIGLYILNIVDANVDAHLQQFNVDEDLTFKPVLDYNPITNKNQFNVNVSYRF, encoded by the coding sequence ATGGCGTTTGCTCAAACCGATTCGCTACAAATGCTTCGTTTACAAACACTACCAGCTAAATTAAATCAGCAAGCGTTAGATCCTTTGGCACCATCAAAAGCTGCATTTTATTCAAGTATTTTACCTGGTTTAGGGCAATATTACAATAAAAGCTATTGGAAAATACCTTTGGTTTATGGTGGTATGGGTACTAGTTTGTACTTTTATTTTAACAACCAACAAGCTTACACTCGTGCACGCGATGAATACAAATTGCGTTTGCGCGGTATAGAAAGTACCAACAACCCAAAAGTAGGCAGTTACACAAAAGACCAGTTAGTAACGGTACAGCGCAACGCACAACGCAACCGCGATTTATCGCTATTTATAACCATTGGTTTGTACATTTTAAATATTGTAGATGCTAATGTTGATGCGCATTTACAACAATTTAATGTTGATGAAGACCTTACTTTTAAACCAGTTTTAGATTACAATCCTATCACAAATAAAAATCAATTTAACGTAAATGTAAGCTATCGCTTTTAA
- a CDS encoding ParB/RepB/Spo0J family partition protein, with product MAKAVKRQAMGRGLSALLKDPTNDIQSIDDNNADKVVGNIIELELEAISVNPFQPRTNFNEDTLKELATSIKELGVIQPITVRKLEFNKYELISGERRLRASKLAGLQTIPAYIRIANDNDSLVMALVENIQRHDLDPIEIAMSYQRLIDEIQLTQEQMSDRVGKKRSTITNYLRLLRLDPIIQSGIRDGFISMGHGRAIINIEDHEAQTNIYHKIIKENLSVRETEALVKEYQEGVSSKESSTKKKKISYTISDSQRKIFTDFFGAKVDVKIAANGKGLINVPFHSAEDLDRIIKLLKK from the coding sequence ATGGCAAAAGCAGTAAAAAGACAAGCAATGGGGCGTGGATTATCGGCACTTTTAAAAGATCCAACAAACGATATTCAATCTATTGATGATAATAACGCAGATAAAGTTGTAGGAAATATTATTGAATTAGAATTAGAAGCTATTTCGGTAAACCCTTTTCAGCCAAGAACAAATTTTAACGAAGATACCTTAAAAGAACTTGCTACATCTATTAAAGAATTAGGTGTAATACAACCTATTACTGTTCGTAAATTAGAATTTAATAAATACGAATTAATATCAGGTGAGCGTCGTTTACGTGCTTCAAAATTAGCAGGTTTACAAACTATTCCAGCATATATTCGTATTGCAAACGACAATGATTCATTGGTAATGGCTTTGGTTGAAAATATTCAACGCCACGATTTAGATCCTATTGAAATTGCTATGTCGTACCAACGTTTAATTGATGAAATTCAGCTTACACAAGAGCAAATGAGCGATCGTGTGGGTAAAAAACGTTCAACCATTACAAACTATTTGCGTTTGTTGCGTTTAGATCCAATTATTCAAAGTGGCATTCGCGATGGATTTATTTCGATGGGTCATGGACGCGCAATTATCAATATTGAAGACCATGAAGCGCAAACCAACATTTACCATAAAATTATAAAAGAAAATTTATCGGTACGCGAAACGGAAGCTTTGGTTAAAGAATATCAAGAAGGTGTTTCATCGAAAGAAAGTTCTACTAAAAAGAAAAAAATTTCGTATACGATTTCTGACTCGCAACGTAAAATTTTTACCGATTTCTTTGGTGCAAAAGTTGATGTAAAAATTGCTGCAAATGGCAAAGGATTAATTAACGTTCCATTTCACTCAGCCGAAGATTTAGATCGAATCATTAAATTATTAAAAAAATAG